A genomic window from Streptomyces broussonetiae includes:
- a CDS encoding HAD family hydrolase, with protein sequence MGMHVSAHIVWDWNGTLFHDNDAIIGATNAAFAELGLAPITLEQYRTLYCVPVPKFYERLLGRLPTDAEWELMDVVFHRHYAEQRGRCGLTEGAAELLMEWRTAGHSQSLLSMYGHEELVPLVRGFGIEAHFLRVDGRTGPSGGSKAGHMVRHLEALGAGVEPARTVVIGDAADDAVAASQVGARAVLYTGGSHSRASLEEAGVPVVDTLADAVREARRIAA encoded by the coding sequence ATGGGGATGCACGTAAGCGCGCACATCGTCTGGGACTGGAACGGCACGCTGTTCCACGACAATGACGCGATCATCGGGGCGACGAACGCGGCCTTCGCCGAGCTGGGGCTCGCGCCGATCACACTGGAGCAGTACCGGACGCTGTACTGCGTGCCGGTGCCGAAGTTCTACGAGCGGCTGCTCGGCCGGCTGCCGACCGATGCCGAGTGGGAGCTGATGGACGTGGTGTTCCATCGGCACTATGCCGAGCAGCGCGGACGGTGCGGGCTGACCGAGGGGGCGGCGGAACTGCTCATGGAATGGCGGACCGCGGGGCACAGCCAGTCGCTGCTGAGCATGTACGGGCATGAGGAGCTGGTCCCCCTGGTGCGGGGCTTCGGCATAGAGGCGCACTTCCTGCGGGTCGACGGGCGGACGGGGCCCTCCGGAGGCAGCAAGGCCGGGCACATGGTGCGGCATCTGGAAGCGCTGGGTGCGGGCGTGGAGCCGGCGCGGACCGTGGTGATCGGGGACGCGGCGGACGACGCGGTCGCGGCGAGCCAGGTGGGGGCCCGGGCCGTGCTGTACACCGGGGGGTCGCACAGCAGGGCCAGCCTGGAGGAAGCGGGGGTGCCGGTGGTGGACACGCTGGCCGACGCGGTGCGGGAAGCGCGCCGAATAGCGGCGTAG